TGCCGCCCGGCGCTCCCTCGGATCGGAGCGCCGGGCGGCGTGCGTCTGCCGCGAGGAATGGACCACGATGAACCGACGAATTTCACCGCCTTCCCGGCGCACAGCACCGCTGACGGCCCTCGTGAGCGTCGCCGCCGTGTCGGCGCTGGGAATGGCGGCAACCCTGGTGGCCGTCCCCTGGTTCGTGCTGCACGCCACCGGCAGCGGCACCTGGACCGGGCTGGTCGCGGCGGCCGAAACCGCGGGCCTGCTGTGCTCGGCGGTGCTGGCCGGCCCGGTGGCCGACCGGCTGCCGGCCCGGGCCGTGAGCGCGGGCGCCGACCTGCTCACCGCGTCGGCGCTCGCCCTGATCCCGCTGCTGCACTCCCTGGACGTGCTGGCCCTGCCGGTGCTCGCCGTGCTGGCCTTCGCCGTGGGGGCGGCCCGCGGCCCGGCGGAGACCGCACGACAACTGCTGCTGCCCGACGTCCTGGAGAGGGCCTCGGTCACGGTGGAGGCGGGCACCGGCGCGGTCGAGGCCGCCCGGCGGACCGGCCTGATGGCCGGCGCGCCGCTGGCCGGCCTGCTCATCTCCGCCGTGGGCCCGGTGCGCACGCTGTGCACCGACGTGGGCGCGGCCCTGCTGTGCGGTGCGCTGGTGGTGACGCTGGTGCCGTCCCGGCCGCGTCAGGCCGGCCGGACGGCCCCGGGAGGGGCTGCCGCGTCCTATCTCGCGGACCTGCGGGCGGGTTGGGCGTACCTGGGCGGCGATCGCCCGGTGCGGGCGGTGGCCGCCGTGCTGCTGGTGACGAACGCGCTGGACGGCGCCCTCAACGGGGTGCTCTACCCGGCGTACGGCTCCCGGGTGCTGCACAGCAGCGCGTTGTTCGGGGCCATGGTCACCGCGATCGGGGCGGGTGCCCTGCTGGGAGCGGCCCTGTACGGCCGGCTCGGACGCCGCCTGCCGCGCCGGTCCCTGTTCGTCGGCGCGTTCCTCCTGGTCGGCGCGGTGCGCTGCGGGACGCTCGCCGCCGGACCGCCGCCCTGGGCGCTGCTCTCGCTGCTCGCGCTGACGGGGCTGGGGTCAGGGGTGCTCGGTCCGCTCATGATGTCCGTCGCCTACGAGCGGGTGCCGGAGCAGGTGCGCGGGCGTGTCTTCGGCATGCTCACGGCCTGCGCCCTGGCGGCCACCCCGCTCGGCATGCTGGGGGCCGGCCCGGTGCTGGACGCCTGGGGAGTGACGGCCGCCCTGGTGACGGTCGGTGTGGTGTACCTCGGGGTGACGGTGACGCCTCTGGTGTTTCCCGTGTGGCGGGAGTTGGACATGGTGTCCTCCCCCGAGACGCCGAGCGACGACCGCAATGCCCGGAACAGGGAGGTTTGCCACCCCTCACTTTAGGGCCAGGCAGCTTGATGAGCGGCGGACCGGACCGCTGCGGGGCGGTCGGGGCGGCAGGGTTGGTCCTGCACGACAACGACTGCACGGCCCGGGCAGACCAACCGGGCCGGCCCACCGACCTGCTGGGGGAACAGCATGACGAAGCGACTCGCACCGGCCGTGACCATCGTGGCCGCCGCCTTCACCACCGCCCTGCTGGGGAGCGCGGTGACCGCCTTGTCCGACGGGCCCGCGACCCACGTCACCGCGGGCGACCACCAGGTGGCCATCGTCAAGGTGACGACCGGTGCGGCGATGGGCCTCGGGGAGCGCCCGAAGCCCCCGACGGACACCTCCTGGGGCGGCTGAGAAGACCGGCGTGCGTGCCGACCGGCCGGGTGTCTCACCGGCCGGGCGGCACGCACGCCGGGGCGAACGCACGGAACGAGGCGCCCTCGGGGACGCCTCGTTCCGTGCGTGACGGGCAGGGCCCGGGGCCCTGCCCGTCAGCCTGTTCCGGGTCGCACTGGCTGCTCCGGCCCGTCGGGACACAGGACGACGACCGTCCAGCGGGCCGCGGGGGTGGGCTCGGCGGTGCGGGACCAGCCGTCGGGGACGTAGAGCACCTCACCCGCGCGCAGGCGGTAGCGGAGCGAGGTGTCCCGCCCGTCCTCACCGGTCCCGGCGACGGTCCAGGTGGTCGCGCCCGCGACCTGATGGACCAGCAGGTGCCCGTGCGGGGCGCCGGTGGCCGCCGGGCGGGCCGCGAGACCCGTCGCGGCGGCGACCTGGGCGGCGAGCAGGCCCACGTCCGGGGGTACGGCACGGCCCTCCGCGCCGTCCCCTCCGTCACCGAGGAGCGGATGATCGTGTTCCGGCCACAGAACGCCGGGGGCACGGCTGAAGTGGAGCGCGACGAAGAGGGCCGTCTCCCGCAGGTGGTTCCCGGCCGGGCCGTCGGGCAGACCGGGTGACCGGTCCCCGGAACCACCCTGCGGAAGCCCCGCCACTGGCCCGTCGACCGGCATGTTCATCCTGCGCCCCTCAATCCGTGCACGGCTCAACGGCTGCACCGCGTCCGCCGTGCGCGCCGGGTCGCGCCCGGCGCGACCCCGTCGGGGAAGCATCGTCCATTGCACGCCGTGGATACCAGCCACGGAAACACGTTCCCTGAAACCCGTGACACACGCGGCGTCGCCGCCCGGCACGGGCGCCGGGCCCACGGCACAGGCGCACCGCCCCGGCGGCGGTCTCGGGGGACGTCGGGTCCCGACGGACGCCGGAGCGCGCCCCGTTGCCCGGCCGGCCGGGCAACGGGGCGCGGACGGATGCCGGTCATCCACGGTCCGCGCCCCGCGCGGCGTCCGGCCTCGCCGGCTCCGGGCCGCCGGACCGCCCCGGGCGACCGGCTCGACCGGGGTTCCGTGCGGCGGGTTCAGTCCGTGGTGGCCTGCGCCGCAGGGTCCGCGGGCCGGGAGTCGTCCAGCAGGCCTCGTGCCGCCGCGGCGGCGCCCGCCTGGAAGCGGCTTCCGGCGCCGAGTTCCTCCATGATGTCGGCGATGTGCCGGCGCGCGGTGCGCAGGGACATGCCGAGCCGCCGCGCGATGGCCTCGTCCTTCAGTCCGGCCGCGAGGAGCCGGATGATCGTCTCGTGGATCTCGCGGGCGACCTCCTCCAGCCCCTGCCCGACGGCGTTGGAGAAGGGCGTGGCGCGGTCCCACGTCTGCTCGAAGATGTCGCAGAGATAGGCGACGGTGGCGGGCTCCCGGATCACCACGGCACCCCAACTGCCGTCCGGCACCGGGATGAAGGCGAGTTCGCGGTCGAACGCGATGAGCCGGCCGAAGAGTTCGTGCGCGGTGCGGTACTGCGCGCCGAGCGCGGAGGCGGCGGCGACATAGGCCTGACTGGGGCCGTTGAAGCGGGCGGTGTGGTGGTACAGGCTGCGTATGGAGATGCCCCGACGCAGCATGGCCTCGTCCCGCCGCAGCGCCTCCTGCATCGCCTCGGGCACGCGGCTGCCGCCGCCGGGCTGGCTGGTGAGGACCTCGCGGCGGCAGCGGTCCGAGGCATGGTTCAGCGCACCGCGCACGTCCTCGACGTTCTCCAGGACCTCCAGCGCGTCCCCGACGGAACGGCGCTGGAGGTAGCGGGGCATGAAGCGCCCGAGTTCCTCGCGGATGCCGCTGATCTCCCGCTGGCGTGTGCGGATCTCCTCCTCCAGCGGCGCGGCGAGCCGGGACGCGGCGGTGTCCGGCGCCACCGCGAAGGCCACGGAGTCGTCCTCCGGGCTGCGGTGCAGCAACTGGGCGCCGAGCAGGCGCTCCACGCTGAGCCGGACCTCCTGCGCGGCGCGCCCGGTCCCCCCGGCGACGGCGTCCACCTCGATCGTGCGGTGCTGGAGCACCCAGCTGTAGACGTCGAAATCTACGTCACTGAGATCCGACAACACCTTTGCCCCATTTTGCATACCTTCACCCCGGGTCGCTTTCCTGCCAGGCACCTTGGTGAGGCGCCCTCCCCCTGGCGTCAGCATAAGCAAGCGGAAAGGCTGCTCATGAACAGCTTCGGCGGCGAGTCGGCTCACATGACGCCGCCGTGTACACGTGAAGGAGCAGAGTGAACACCGGACTTTCCTCGAAGGAAACCCTGTCGAGAGCGTTTTCAGCCGTAACAGTTCCCGTCACCCCCCGGAAGCCCTCCCCCACCTCGCCGGAGTCCGCGATGTCCGCGACCGACCCCTCCGCCCTCACGCTCTCGCCCCGCGAGCAGGAGGTCCTGGCCCACCTCGCGCAGGGCTGCACGTACCGCATCATCGCCCGGCGCATGGGACTCAGCCCGCACACGGTCGACACCTATGTGCGCCGGCTGCGCGGCAAGACCGGCTTGGTCAACCGCATCCAGCTGGCGCACCTGGCCTTCCAGTTGGGGTACGGCCCCGGCTACTGAGCCGGGGCAGCGTCGAAGTCCCGCATCCGCCGCAGGGGTGAACACAGCAGGACGAGCGGGGTGGCCGCCAGTCCGGCCGTCAGGATCCACAACGCCGTGCGCACTCCCGCCAGTTCGCCGAGGGCACCGGCCAGCAGGCCGCTCAAGGGCAGCACTCCCCACACCAGGAACCTCATGGTGGCGGTCATCCGGCCGAGCAGGTGCGGCGGGCAGACGGTCTGCCGGTAGGCGACCTGGCAGATGTTGTACGTGGTCACCCCCGCCGACTGCACCAGGACGCCCATGACGAACAGGCCCACCCGCCAGCCCGGTCCGGCCAGCGGCAGCAGCAGACCGAAGGGCATGGTGACCAGCAGGGACAGCCAGGTCAGCCGGGCCGCGCCCACCCTCATGGAGAGCCGGCGCGTGACGAGCGCGGCGAGGACCGAGCCGAGCGAGGCCGTGGTGAGGATCCAGCCGACCGCCGCGGGCGGCAGGCCCACGGTGCGGGTCAGGAAGAGCGTCTCCAGGGCGAAGACGCCGCTGAGGCAGAGGTTGACCGAGGCCGTACCGAGCGCGATGACCCGCAGCACGCGGTGGTGCAGGACGTGCTGCAGCCCCTCCTTGATCTCCTGCCACAGGCCGCCGTGCCCGGACGGCCGCGGGGCGGGCCGTTCCTCCCGTGCCTCGATCCGGCCCAGCAGGGCCACGGAGGTGAGGGAGGTGACGGCCTGCCCGACCAGGGTGCCGGCCGGGCCGAGGAGCTGCACGAAGAAGCCCGCCACCCCGGGGCCCGCCACCTCCGCACCCGACCGGACGCTCTCCAGACGGGAGTTGCCCTGGATCAGCCGGGACTGGCCGACCAGCGTGGGCAGATAACTCTGGTCGGCCACGTCGCCGAACAGCCGCGCGCAGCCGAGCAGCAGGGCGACGGTGTACAGCAGCGGCATGGAGTCGGCGTCCAGCAGCCAGGCCACCGGCACGACCGTGAGCAGCACGGCCCGCGCCAGATCGGCGGCGATCATGACATCGCGGCGGCGCATCCGGTCGACCCAGGCGCCGGCGGGCAGCCCGAGCAGCAGG
Above is a genomic segment from Streptomyces collinus Tu 365 containing:
- a CDS encoding MFS transporter, with the translated sequence MSALGMAATLVAVPWFVLHATGSGTWTGLVAAAETAGLLCSAVLAGPVADRLPARAVSAGADLLTASALALIPLLHSLDVLALPVLAVLAFAVGAARGPAETARQLLLPDVLERASVTVEAGTGAVEAARRTGLMAGAPLAGLLISAVGPVRTLCTDVGAALLCGALVVTLVPSRPRQAGRTAPGGAAASYLADLRAGWAYLGGDRPVRAVAAVLLVTNALDGALNGVLYPAYGSRVLHSSALFGAMVTAIGAGALLGAALYGRLGRRLPRRSLFVGAFLLVGAVRCGTLAAGPPPWALLSLLALTGLGSGVLGPLMMSVAYERVPEQVRGRVFGMLTACALAATPLGMLGAGPVLDAWGVTAALVTVGVVYLGVTVTPLVFPVWRELDMVSSPETPSDDRNARNREVCHPSL
- a CDS encoding helix-turn-helix transcriptional regulator, whose amino-acid sequence is MSDLSDVDFDVYSWVLQHRTIEVDAVAGGTGRAAQEVRLSVERLLGAQLLHRSPEDDSVAFAVAPDTAASRLAAPLEEEIRTRQREISGIREELGRFMPRYLQRRSVGDALEVLENVEDVRGALNHASDRCRREVLTSQPGGGSRVPEAMQEALRRDEAMLRRGISIRSLYHHTARFNGPSQAYVAAASALGAQYRTAHELFGRLIAFDRELAFIPVPDGSWGAVVIREPATVAYLCDIFEQTWDRATPFSNAVGQGLEEVAREIHETIIRLLAAGLKDEAIARRLGMSLRTARRHIADIMEELGAGSRFQAGAAAAARGLLDDSRPADPAAQATTD
- a CDS encoding response regulator transcription factor, with translation MSATDPSALTLSPREQEVLAHLAQGCTYRIIARRMGLSPHTVDTYVRRLRGKTGLVNRIQLAHLAFQLGYGPGY
- a CDS encoding MFS transporter — encoded protein: MSQPTTAPDPAAGADIAAPPEGAEPSARQRRDFRRFMASHVCNELGSSITYVALPLTAVLTLHASAWEAGVLAAAENAAFLLLGLPAGAWVDRMRRRDVMIAADLARAVLLTVVPVAWLLDADSMPLLYTVALLLGCARLFGDVADQSYLPTLVGQSRLIQGNSRLESVRSGAEVAGPGVAGFFVQLLGPAGTLVGQAVTSLTSVALLGRIEAREERPAPRPSGHGGLWQEIKEGLQHVLHHRVLRVIALGTASVNLCLSGVFALETLFLTRTVGLPPAAVGWILTTASLGSVLAALVTRRLSMRVGAARLTWLSLLVTMPFGLLLPLAGPGWRVGLFVMGVLVQSAGVTTYNICQVAYRQTVCPPHLLGRMTATMRFLVWGVLPLSGLLAGALGELAGVRTALWILTAGLAATPLVLLCSPLRRMRDFDAAPAQ